The region GGCATTCGGATCGTTTGGCTCTTTTGCCTCTGCCTCATGCATCCACGCACGAAACAGCGCAATCGGTTCCGCTGCTGTCTCTGCGTCAATCATGTTCATACTGATTCCTCGGCTTGATGGTAAGGCCGCCTATTAGACCAGCCCGTCGAATAGATCTTTCTCAAGCTGCGCGGGCTGTGGCTCTTTCGTTGCCACCAGAGTATAAAACTCCTCGGCTCCATACTGCTCAAATAGGTCCTTGGTCTGCTCCATCAGTGGCGCTTGCGAGGTGTGCTGGCGAAAGGCCTCTGTCTTTCGCGCCCGTACCGATTCAATGTCGAGCGTGACCGTCCAGGGCATCGGCTTCGGTGCCTGCCTGCCGGGGATGAAGAAGTTCGTACTCAAATGAAACAACCGCTTCGGCTCATGCACCGTGCCAAGCAGCGGATACCGCTTTGCCTGTCCCGACCAATGAAACGCCGCTGTAGTCAGCATCGAGACCATCATGTGATCGGGATGCGTATTCAGTCCGCCATCGGTGCCAAATGTAATTACGACGTCCGGACGAAACTGCCGCATCTTCTCTACCAGCCTTCCCGCTGCCTGCGAAAAATCGACAAACTCCAGGCGCGCATCGTGATAGTCCAGCAGCTCATGCCTGCTTACGCCGAGCACTTCGCACGATGCGACAAACTCTTCTCGCCGCATCTTTCCCAATGCTTCACCCGAGGCTGCATCGCCCCGGTTAGTAGCTGCTTGCCCATCAGTCAGACAGATGACGTAAGTCTCAACTCCATTCTCAGCAGCCAGTGCCAGCGCTCCGCCGAATGCAAAACACTCATCATCGGGATGCGCTACAACACACATCAATTTCAATCCCACTTCGTCCCCTCTTCTATTTCGAAATCATCGAACAGCAACTCTTCGGTCACCTGTGCCTCAGCCACAGCATCAGGATCGACCGCCCGCACTGGTGCAAATGTACGCCGGTGCAACGCACATGGCCCACGCTCTGCCAACGCGCGCCGATGCTCCGGCGTGCCATAGCCTTTATGCGACGCCAGCCCATATCCCGGATGCACCAGATCCAAATCGCGCATCAATGCATCCCGATGTACTTTGGCTACCACCGAAGCTGCCGCAATGGAAAGACTCAGCGAGTCTCCATAGATCAACTTCGTCTGCTTACAGGGATGGTCCAGACGCATAGCATCGATCAGCAGATGATCAGGAGCAACCTCCAAACCCTGCACCGCCGCCAGCATGGCCATGCGCGTCGCCTGATAGATGTTTACGCGGTCAATCGTTGCAGCATCTACTTCAGCGACACAAACCGCAATTGCCATCCGCCGGATGCGTTTGTTCAACTGCTCTCGCTGCTCCCGCGTCAACTGTTTAGAGTCAGTCAACCCAGCCTTCGCCAATCCGCTCAGGCGTTCAGGCAGAATCACCGCAGCCGCGACCACAGGCCCGAACAGCGCACCGCGGCCAACCTCATCGACGCCGGCAATGCTGCGAAAGCCGTGGTAGCGCAAAGCCTGTTCCGGTGCATCGCTGCACACAAGCTGTTTCAGCATTCGCTGTTTCGCCGTTGCGGCAGTGACTGTCTTCGAGATTCGAATCGATGCAACCGAGGCCATAAGCGTCATCAACGAGTGTATAACTCTGCACCGAGCAAAACGAAGCCACGACCGAAGTCGTGGCTCTGTAAAACGGAAGATGAAAGCTTAGCTGGCGCGCTCGACTTCACGCAGACGGGCAGCCTTGCCGCGCAGACCGCGCAGGTAGAACAGCTTGGCGCGACGAACTTCGTAGGAGCGAACCTTTTCGACCTTGTCGACGACCTTGGAGTTGTATGGGAAGATGCGCTCGACGCCCTGGCCGAAGCTCATCTTGCGAACGGTAAAGGTGCCCTGGGCTCCCTTACGGCAGGCAATCACCATGCCTTCAAACGCCTGCAGCCGCTCTTTCTCGCCCTCACGAATCTTGACTTGAACGCGGACGGTATCGCCAGGGGCAAACTCGGGTAAATCGGTCCGCTCGAACTTGGCGGCCAGCTTCTGCATGATTGGATTGATCGACATGACAACTTTCCTGTGTTTGGACTCGAGTCTTTAGTGTACACGAATACGGGGGTCAAAGTCCTTATTTAAGCCTCATATTCGCCGTTCAGCCGCAGTTCCGCCAGCATCTCCCGGTCCTCATCGCTGATTACCATTCGTTCCAACAGATCTGGCCGGTTTCGCAGGGTCTTCTCCAGCGCCATCCTTCGCCGCCAGCGCCGAATCGCCTCGTGGTCCCCGCCGCGCAAAGCCTCTGGAATCGCGATTCCGCGAAACTCCGCAGGCCGCGTGTAGTGCGGATAATCCAGCAACCCACCCGCTCCATAGGTACTCCGCGGAACTCCATCCTCCGTCGTCGTATCTTCCGCCACATCATCCGCCCCAAAGCTCTCAAACCGCGAAGAATCAGGATTCCCCAGCGCACCCGGAAGCAGCCGCACAACAGCATCCACAATCACCGCCGCCGCCAGCTCGCCACCCGACAGCACATAGTCTCCAATCGAAATCTCCCGATCGCAAAGCATCTCGTTCACCCGCTCGTCGACCCCCTCATAGCGACCGCAGATAATCACCACGCGCTCTGCAGCGGCAAGCTCCTGCGCGACAGCCTGCGTAAATGGCCGACCCTGTGCCGACAGCAGGATCACTGTCTCCTTCGCCGTCTCCCGCTCGGTCTTCGCCGAGACTCCCAATGATGCGAAGGCGTCATAGATAGGCTCCGGCTTCAGCACCATGCCCTCGCCCCCGCCAAAGGGGCGATCATCCACCGTCCGGTGCCGGTCATGCGTAAAGCCGCGAAGATCATGTGCGACCACGTCCACCAAGCCCGCTGTACGG is a window of Edaphobacter dinghuensis DNA encoding:
- a CDS encoding PIG-L deacetylase family protein encodes the protein MGLKLMCVVAHPDDECFAFGGALALAAENGVETYVICLTDGQAATNRGDAASGEALGKMRREEFVASCEVLGVSRHELLDYHDARLEFVDFSQAAGRLVEKMRQFRPDVVITFGTDGGLNTHPDHMMVSMLTTAAFHWSGQAKRYPLLGTVHEPKRLFHLSTNFFIPGRQAPKPMPWTVTLDIESVRARKTEAFRQHTSQAPLMEQTKDLFEQYGAEEFYTLVATKEPQPAQLEKDLFDGLV
- a CDS encoding ribonuclease HII, with product MASVASIRISKTVTAATAKQRMLKQLVCSDAPEQALRYHGFRSIAGVDEVGRGALFGPVVAAAVILPERLSGLAKAGLTDSKQLTREQREQLNKRIRRMAIAVCVAEVDAATIDRVNIYQATRMAMLAAVQGLEVAPDHLLIDAMRLDHPCKQTKLIYGDSLSLSIAAASVVAKVHRDALMRDLDLVHPGYGLASHKGYGTPEHRRALAERGPCALHRRTFAPVRAVDPDAVAEAQVTEELLFDDFEIEEGTKWD
- the rplS gene encoding 50S ribosomal protein L19; amino-acid sequence: MSINPIMQKLAAKFERTDLPEFAPGDTVRVQVKIREGEKERLQAFEGMVIACRKGAQGTFTVRKMSFGQGVERIFPYNSKVVDKVEKVRSYEVRRAKLFYLRGLRGKAARLREVERAS
- the trmD gene encoding tRNA (guanosine(37)-N1)-methyltransferase TrmD — encoded protein: MRFDIITIFPGFFDSPLDYGILKRARTAGLVDVVAHDLRGFTHDRHRTVDDRPFGGGEGMVLKPEPIYDAFASLGVSAKTERETAKETVILLSAQGRPFTQAVAQELAAAERVVIICGRYEGVDERVNEMLCDREISIGDYVLSGGELAAAVIVDAVVRLLPGALGNPDSSRFESFGADDVAEDTTTEDGVPRSTYGAGGLLDYPHYTRPAEFRGIAIPEALRGGDHEAIRRWRRRMALEKTLRNRPDLLERMVISDEDREMLAELRLNGEYEA